Proteins co-encoded in one Nonomuraea helvata genomic window:
- a CDS encoding alpha/beta hydrolase, giving the protein MAPDESVVQIEGPWTHRAVHAGGTRFHVVEAGEGPLVLLLHGFPQFWWTWRNQLVSLPKAGYRAVAADLRGYGGSDKPPRGYDLPTLAADATGLIRALGETGAIVVGHDWGGLLAWTMAVHEPKCVRRLVAVSAAHPLRLRSALLTDPFGQLKASVQTFGHQLPLLPEHRLRRREGALVGRLLDEWSRPGWPDPETARIYREAFRIPAVAHSALEYHRWFGRSQLRPDGRRYARAMRTEIEAPTLHLHGALDPRLLPRTAQGSSRYVAAPYRWRLFEGAGHFPHEEIPDVFDTELLGWLADPEPDR; this is encoded by the coding sequence TCCACGTCGTCGAGGCGGGCGAAGGGCCGCTGGTGCTGCTGCTGCACGGGTTCCCGCAGTTCTGGTGGACGTGGCGCAACCAGCTCGTCTCACTGCCGAAGGCCGGCTACCGGGCGGTCGCGGCCGATCTGCGCGGCTACGGCGGCAGCGACAAGCCGCCGCGCGGCTACGACCTGCCCACGCTGGCCGCCGACGCGACCGGGCTGATCAGGGCGCTGGGCGAGACCGGGGCGATCGTGGTCGGGCATGACTGGGGCGGGCTGCTGGCCTGGACGATGGCCGTGCACGAGCCCAAGTGCGTGCGCCGGCTGGTCGCCGTGTCCGCCGCGCATCCGCTGAGGCTGCGCAGCGCGCTGCTCACCGACCCGTTCGGCCAGCTCAAGGCCAGCGTGCAGACGTTCGGCCACCAGCTGCCCCTGCTGCCGGAACACCGCCTCAGGCGCCGCGAGGGCGCCCTGGTGGGCCGGCTGCTGGACGAGTGGTCGCGCCCGGGGTGGCCCGATCCCGAGACCGCGCGGATCTACCGCGAGGCGTTCCGCATCCCCGCCGTGGCACACTCGGCGCTGGAGTACCACCGGTGGTTCGGCCGCTCCCAGCTGCGCCCCGACGGCCGTCGCTACGCCAGGGCCATGCGCACCGAGATCGAGGCCCCCACGCTGCACCTGCACGGGGCGCTCGACCCGCGCCTCCTGCCGCGTACGGCACAGGGTTCGAGCCGCTACGTGGCGGCTCCGTACCGGTGGCGGCTGTTCGAAGGAGCCGGCCACTTCCCCCACGAGGAGATCCCCGACGTGTTCGACACCGAGCTGCTCGGCTGGCTGGCCGATCCGGAGCCCGACCGATGA
- a CDS encoding DUF309 domain-containing protein — translation MRDRDPEGRPRSARPRDAYGRPLPYGEPGMPRVPDDYAPTTEQALADGRRFLSEGLPFNAHEVFEGRWKCAPEEERELWQGLAQICVGLTHLQRGNGRGAVTLFSRGAARAQGYGGAYDEVGKAASGLSQDSDPDEAIALILAKLPG, via the coding sequence ATGAGAGACCGCGATCCCGAGGGCAGGCCGCGCAGCGCCAGGCCGCGCGACGCGTACGGCCGGCCGCTCCCCTACGGCGAGCCCGGCATGCCCCGGGTCCCCGACGACTACGCGCCCACCACGGAGCAGGCTCTGGCCGACGGCCGCCGCTTCCTGAGCGAGGGCCTGCCGTTCAACGCGCACGAGGTGTTCGAGGGCCGCTGGAAATGCGCGCCCGAGGAGGAGCGCGAGCTGTGGCAGGGTCTCGCGCAGATCTGCGTCGGGCTGACGCACCTCCAGCGCGGCAACGGCCGCGGCGCGGTGACCCTCTTCAGCCGGGGCGCCGCCAGGGCCCAAGGGTACGGCGGCGCGTACGACGAGGTCGGCAAAGCGGCCTCGGGCCTGAGCCAGGACAGCGACCCCGACGAGGCCATCGCCCTGATCCTGGCCAAGCTCCCCGGCTAG
- a CDS encoding MarP family serine protease → MRGDLLDLILIGLVVAFGISGYRQGFIIGVMSFVGFVGGAVLGVFIAPPISKAVVSGDTPQALLAIVIVFLAATIGQFASSTLGAVVRSHVTWEPARVADAVGGTFSSALSVLVIAWLIGSLIVSTAFTPLVDQVKNSALLTTVDEAIPQGARDWQQPFKKFIDRSEFPPVFDAIGADQLIDVPPPDQSVLQGSKLERARKGIVKVQGNAESCNKHIEGTGFVYAPDRIMTNAHVVAGVTRDLQVIDSTNTPHAATVVRYNPRRDIAVLYVPGLGLPQLTFDGDGGRGDNAIIAGFPKSKGFTAEPARIGRQLDAEGPDIYRDTTVRRKVYAIRGRVLPGNSGGPLLTVDGRVYGVIFAAATNEADTGYVLTAEEVAPDAAQGRNDTTQASTQQCD, encoded by the coding sequence GTGCGCGGTGATCTGCTTGACCTCATCTTGATCGGCCTCGTGGTCGCCTTCGGTATTTCGGGTTACCGTCAGGGCTTCATCATCGGGGTCATGAGTTTCGTGGGGTTCGTGGGCGGTGCCGTGCTCGGCGTCTTCATCGCGCCGCCGATCTCCAAGGCCGTGGTCAGCGGCGACACGCCTCAGGCGCTGCTGGCCATCGTGATCGTCTTCCTCGCCGCCACCATCGGCCAGTTCGCCTCCTCGACCCTCGGCGCCGTCGTGCGCAGCCATGTGACCTGGGAGCCCGCCAGGGTGGCCGACGCGGTCGGGGGCACGTTCTCCAGCGCGCTGTCCGTGCTGGTCATCGCCTGGCTGATCGGCTCGCTGATCGTCTCCACGGCTTTCACCCCGCTCGTCGACCAGGTGAAGAACTCCGCGCTGCTGACCACGGTCGACGAGGCGATCCCGCAGGGCGCGCGCGACTGGCAGCAGCCGTTCAAGAAGTTCATCGACCGTTCGGAGTTCCCGCCCGTCTTCGACGCGATCGGCGCGGACCAGCTCATCGACGTGCCGCCGCCGGACCAGAGCGTGCTGCAGGGCTCCAAGCTGGAGCGGGCGAGGAAGGGCATCGTCAAGGTCCAGGGCAACGCCGAGAGCTGCAACAAGCACATCGAGGGCACCGGGTTCGTCTACGCGCCCGACCGGATCATGACCAACGCCCACGTGGTGGCGGGCGTCACCCGTGACCTGCAGGTCATCGACTCCACCAACACGCCGCACGCGGCCACCGTCGTGCGTTACAACCCGCGGCGCGACATCGCCGTCCTGTACGTGCCCGGGCTGGGCCTGCCGCAGCTCACCTTCGACGGCGACGGCGGGCGGGGCGACAACGCGATCATCGCCGGATTCCCCAAGAGCAAGGGCTTCACCGCCGAGCCGGCCAGGATCGGCCGTCAGCTCGACGCCGAGGGGCCCGACATCTACCGCGACACCACGGTCAGGCGCAAGGTCTACGCGATCCGCGGCCGGGTGCTCCCGGGCAACTCGGGCGGGCCGCTGCTCACGGTGGACGGGCGCGTCTACGGCGTGATCTTCGCCGCCGCCACCAACGAGGCGGACACGGGCTACGTCCTGACCGCCGAGGAGGTCGCCCCGGACGCGGCCCAGGGCAGGAACGACACCACGCAGGCCAGCACCCAGCAGTGCGACTGA
- a CDS encoding HEAT repeat domain-containing protein produces MPPAEGTVRDLIEAALGDTDPDGPLRWHVISVLRRRGDLESFIEARRLCAADTVAERLLGVDIMGMLRPFVDRTLPVLRYLAASENDAMVLYSVLIAFGHLADPRSLPSVIELAAHDDARVRYGAAYALQHVLGDPPDRAGLETLRALAVDSDKDVADWASLGVALREIR; encoded by the coding sequence ATGCCGCCGGCCGAGGGAACAGTGCGCGATCTCATCGAGGCAGCTCTTGGCGACACGGACCCCGACGGCCCGCTGCGCTGGCATGTGATCTCTGTGCTGCGCCGGCGCGGCGATCTGGAGTCGTTCATCGAGGCGCGCCGGCTGTGTGCGGCGGACACCGTGGCCGAACGCCTGCTCGGCGTGGACATCATGGGGATGCTGCGGCCGTTCGTGGACCGTACGCTGCCGGTGCTGCGCTACCTGGCCGCCAGCGAGAACGACGCCATGGTCCTCTACTCGGTGCTGATCGCGTTCGGCCACCTGGCCGACCCGCGGTCGCTGCCGTCGGTGATCGAGCTGGCCGCCCACGACGACGCCAGAGTGCGGTACGGCGCCGCGTACGCGCTGCAGCACGTGCTCGGCGACCCCCCTGACCGGGCCGGCCTGGAGACGCTGCGCGCGCTGGCGGTCGACAGCGACAAGGACGTGGCGGACTGGGCCTCGCTCGGCGTGGCGCTGAGAGAGATCCGTTAA
- a CDS encoding CoA pyrophosphatase: MTEVPDWLDRLATQAQRIRVPRYLRPPDGAGRAAAVLMLFGEGPLGPDVLLIQRSTRGRRHAGQPAFPGGGVDPDDGGPVAAALREAEEETGVDPSGVHVLGTMPELYLDRSDNRVTPVIAWWREPSAVHAASPHEVDSVERVPIAELVDPGNRVTLRHPSGFAGPAFQVRGMLVWGFTAMVLDTVLREGGLERPWDPTRVEDLPQHVIDLASRG; the protein is encoded by the coding sequence GTGACCGAAGTGCCCGACTGGCTCGACCGACTGGCGACGCAGGCTCAGCGGATCAGAGTGCCCCGATACCTGCGTCCCCCGGACGGAGCCGGGCGGGCCGCCGCGGTGCTGATGCTGTTCGGCGAGGGGCCGCTGGGCCCTGACGTCCTGCTCATCCAGCGCAGCACGCGCGGGCGCAGGCACGCCGGCCAGCCCGCGTTCCCCGGCGGCGGCGTGGACCCCGACGACGGAGGACCCGTCGCGGCGGCCCTGCGCGAGGCCGAGGAGGAGACGGGTGTCGATCCCTCAGGCGTCCACGTGCTGGGCACGATGCCCGAGCTGTACCTCGACCGCAGCGACAACCGGGTCACGCCCGTGATCGCCTGGTGGCGCGAGCCGTCCGCCGTGCACGCGGCCTCGCCGCACGAGGTCGACTCCGTGGAACGGGTGCCGATCGCCGAGCTGGTCGATCCCGGCAACCGGGTCACGCTGCGGCATCCGAGCGGGTTCGCGGGGCCGGCGTTCCAGGTGCGGGGGATGCTCGTGTGGGGGTTCACGGCCATGGTCCTGGACACCGTGCTGCGCGAGGGCGGTCTCGAACGCCCGTGGGATCCCACGCGGGTGGAGGACCTCCCGCAGCACGTGATCGACCTGGCCTCGAGGGGTTAA
- the nth gene encoding endonuclease III, with translation MATNAAGRKPETQLALVRRARKMNRILAETYPEAHCELDFSNPLELLVATILSAQCTDKRVNMVTPILFAKYPTVTDYAAADPSEMEEIIRSTGFFRAKTNSIIGMATAVCERYGGEVPGKLKDLVTLPGVGRKTANVVLGNAFDVPGLTVDTHFQRLVRRFGWTEETDPVKIEHIVAELLPKREWTIFSHRVIWHGRRMCHARRPACGVCPLAALCPSYGTGPTATAEAAKLVRSGPFS, from the coding sequence ATGGCCACGAACGCGGCGGGGCGCAAGCCGGAGACCCAGCTCGCACTGGTACGGCGGGCGCGCAAGATGAACCGCATCCTCGCGGAGACCTACCCAGAGGCCCATTGCGAGCTCGACTTCAGCAACCCGTTAGAACTTCTGGTCGCGACCATCCTCTCCGCCCAGTGCACGGACAAGCGAGTCAACATGGTCACCCCCATCCTCTTCGCGAAATATCCGACGGTGACCGACTATGCCGCCGCGGACCCGTCCGAGATGGAGGAGATCATCCGCTCGACCGGGTTCTTCCGCGCGAAGACCAACAGCATCATCGGCATGGCCACGGCGGTGTGCGAGCGTTACGGCGGAGAGGTGCCCGGCAAGCTGAAGGATCTGGTCACCCTGCCGGGCGTGGGCCGCAAGACCGCCAACGTGGTGCTGGGCAACGCGTTCGACGTGCCGGGGCTCACCGTCGACACCCACTTCCAGCGGCTGGTGCGCCGCTTCGGCTGGACCGAGGAGACCGATCCGGTCAAGATCGAGCACATCGTGGCGGAGCTGCTGCCCAAGCGGGAGTGGACGATCTTCTCGCACCGGGTGATCTGGCACGGCCGCCGCATGTGCCACGCCCGCCGGCCCGCGTGCGGCGTGTGCCCGCTGGCCGCGCTCTGCCCCTCGTACGGCACCGGCCCCACGGCGACGGCCGAGGCCGCGAAGCTCGTCAGGTCCGGCCCCTTCTCCTGA